From the Vibrio alginolyticus NBRC 15630 = ATCC 17749 genome, one window contains:
- a CDS encoding sulfite exporter TauE/SafE family protein, translated as MTVSLFLLLLALGAFVGVMAGLLGIGGGLIVVPALLYLLPLAGISPEMSMHMALATSLASIIVTSGSSAMNHLKLGNVDMFVVKWLMPGVVIGGFVGANIAEWIPTHYLPKVFGVIVLCLSVQMFRSIKVTSSKPMPSSPVTVVYGTGIGVVSSLAGIGGGSLSVPFLNKHGIEMRKAVGSSSVCGCVIAISGMIGFILHGYKVEGLPSYSIGYVYLPALLAIAMASMLTTKVGAKLATNLPTAVLKKIFAVFLMFVAATMLL; from the coding sequence GTGACCGTCTCTTTATTTTTGTTATTGTTGGCGCTAGGCGCTTTTGTGGGTGTGATGGCGGGGTTACTCGGTATCGGTGGTGGTTTGATTGTTGTTCCTGCCTTGTTGTATTTGCTTCCTCTTGCTGGGATCTCTCCAGAAATGAGTATGCACATGGCCTTAGCCACTTCGTTAGCGAGTATTATTGTCACGTCTGGCTCATCGGCGATGAATCACCTTAAGCTCGGCAATGTCGATATGTTTGTCGTAAAATGGTTGATGCCTGGTGTGGTCATTGGTGGCTTTGTTGGTGCCAATATTGCTGAGTGGATCCCTACACACTATTTGCCGAAAGTGTTTGGTGTCATTGTTCTTTGCCTGTCAGTACAAATGTTTCGTTCCATTAAAGTTACGAGCAGTAAACCTATGCCGAGCAGCCCTGTGACTGTAGTTTACGGCACGGGAATTGGTGTCGTATCAAGCCTTGCTGGTATTGGTGGTGGCTCACTGTCGGTACCATTTTTAAATAAACATGGGATAGAGATGCGTAAAGCGGTGGGCTCATCCTCCGTTTGTGGTTGCGTGATTGCTATTTCTGGTATGATCGGCTTCATCTTACATGGCTATAAAGTGGAAGGCTTACCTTCATACAGTATTGGCTATGTTTATCTTCCCGCTTTATTAGCGATTGCTATGGCCTCGATGCTCACAACAAAAGTGGGTGCGAAGCTCGCAACTAACCTTCCAACTGCGGTATTAAAAAAGATATTCGCGGTGTTCTTAATGTTTGTTGCAGCGACCATGCTGCTCTAA
- the lgt gene encoding prolipoprotein diacylglyceryl transferase has translation MSQGYIEFPNIDPVLISIGPVSVRWYGLMYLVGFMFALWLANRRADKPGSGWTREQVSDLLFAGFLGVVIGGRVGYVLFYNFELFLADPLYLFKVWTGGMSFHGGLLGVITAMFWYAHKNGRTFFGVADFIAPLVPFGLGMGRLGNFMNSELWGRVTDVPWAIVFPNGGPLPRHPSQLYEMALEGIVLFFILNWFIKKPRPLGSVSGLFLAGYGTFRFLVEYVREPDAHLGLFGGFISMGQILSLPMVVIGVLMMVWAYKRGHYKDELPQKTK, from the coding sequence ATGTCTCAGGGATATATTGAATTTCCCAATATTGATCCGGTTTTAATCTCTATTGGTCCTGTTTCGGTTCGTTGGTACGGTTTGATGTACCTTGTGGGCTTTATGTTTGCTCTATGGTTAGCGAACCGACGTGCAGATAAGCCTGGAAGTGGTTGGACACGAGAGCAGGTTTCTGATTTGTTGTTCGCAGGCTTCCTTGGCGTGGTGATTGGTGGCCGTGTAGGCTACGTGCTTTTCTACAATTTTGAGCTCTTCCTGGCTGACCCTTTGTATCTATTTAAAGTGTGGACCGGTGGTATGTCTTTCCACGGGGGCTTACTGGGTGTGATTACTGCGATGTTCTGGTATGCACACAAAAACGGGCGAACTTTCTTCGGTGTTGCTGACTTTATCGCGCCGCTTGTGCCATTTGGTTTGGGTATGGGGCGTTTAGGTAACTTCATGAACAGCGAGTTGTGGGGCCGAGTAACGGATGTGCCTTGGGCGATCGTTTTCCCAAATGGCGGTCCACTGCCACGTCATCCATCGCAGCTTTATGAAATGGCGCTTGAAGGTATCGTACTTTTCTTCATCTTGAATTGGTTCATCAAGAAACCTCGTCCTCTAGGTTCTGTTTCAGGGCTATTTTTAGCTGGATATGGTACATTCCGCTTCTTAGTTGAGTACGTGCGCGAACCAGACGCTCATTTGGGTTTATTCGGTGGCTTTATTTCCATGGGACAGATTTTATCCCTGCCTATGGTGGTTATCGGTGTCCTCATGATGGTTTGGGCATACAAACGTGGTCATTACAAAGACGAATTACCACAAAAGACGAAGTAA
- a CDS encoding thymidylate synthase — protein MKQYLDLCQRIVDQGVWVENERTGKRCLTVINADLTYDVANNQFPLVTTRKSFWKAAVAELLGYIRGYDNAEDFRKLGTKTWDANANLNDAWLNNPYRKGEDDMGRVYGVQGRAWAKPDGGHVDQLRKIVDDLTRGVDDRGEILNFYNPGEFHMGCLRPCMYSHHFSLLDDTLYLNSTQRSCDVPLGLNFNMVQVYVFLAIIAQITGKKPGQAFHKIVNAHIYEDQLELMRDVQLKREPLKAPTFHINPEIKSLEDLETWVTLDDFWVEGYEHHDPIRYPFSV, from the coding sequence GTGAAACAGTATTTAGATTTGTGTCAACGCATCGTTGACCAAGGTGTTTGGGTTGAAAATGAGCGTACAGGCAAGCGCTGCCTGACCGTAATCAACGCGGATTTAACCTACGATGTTGCGAACAATCAATTTCCGTTGGTCACCACACGTAAAAGTTTTTGGAAAGCAGCCGTTGCAGAGCTACTAGGGTACATTCGTGGTTACGATAATGCGGAAGATTTTCGTAAGCTGGGCACGAAAACCTGGGATGCCAATGCCAACCTAAATGATGCCTGGTTGAATAACCCATACCGTAAAGGCGAAGACGACATGGGCCGTGTCTATGGGGTTCAAGGGCGCGCCTGGGCGAAACCTGATGGTGGTCATGTTGACCAGCTACGTAAGATAGTGGATGACTTAACGCGTGGCGTTGATGACCGCGGTGAAATCTTGAACTTCTACAACCCGGGTGAGTTCCACATGGGGTGCTTGCGTCCTTGTATGTACAGTCACCATTTTTCATTGCTGGATGATACGCTTTACCTGAATAGTACTCAGCGTTCGTGTGATGTACCGCTTGGCTTAAACTTCAATATGGTTCAAGTTTACGTGTTCTTGGCGATTATTGCGCAAATTACGGGCAAGAAACCTGGTCAGGCATTTCATAAGATTGTGAATGCTCACATTTATGAAGACCAGCTTGAACTGATGCGCGATGTTCAGTTGAAACGTGAGCCATTAAAAGCGCCGACGTTCCATATCAACCCAGAGATTAAATCTCTAGAAGATTTGGAAACATGGGTCACACTGGATGACTTTTGGGTTGAAGGGTACGAGCATCACGATCCTATTCGTTACCCATTCTCAGTGTAA
- a CDS encoding flavohemoglobin expression-modulating QEGLA motif protein encodes MTQLNDAISDQLLAIDENLTQLVADIDILSSVNPLNYAQERERFIKNKYSQEPNFQYSITNVDTHSAKRRLYELPLENIQDTQLQRLYADVIQSYADKLDQVNTIGTQEFLYNSLRYYGEPSAKDIANAHFILHLPTEEEKEPQHDSRAIARFMQNFAQRNGYECEIQVLDGMLANALVSGSRVKINHAAYITTDELEALAHHEMGVHLLTTLNGRQQPLKVLSLGCPANTNTQEGLAILCEYLSGHFSIKRLRTLALRVLAVESMIKDRDFRHTFMLLKEQYKASDLQAFTTTARVYRGGGLTKDYLYLRGFREVLNAYDKLGDDFSLLLCGKTELKYFELIRSLVSKEIFTQPKFISPALSKPMQTNPIHRYIVSALK; translated from the coding sequence ATGACGCAGCTTAATGACGCTATTTCTGATCAGCTACTCGCAATAGACGAAAACCTAACCCAACTGGTTGCTGATATTGATATCCTCAGTAGCGTGAATCCTCTTAATTATGCTCAAGAAAGAGAACGTTTCATTAAAAACAAATATTCTCAAGAGCCTAATTTTCAATATTCAATTACTAACGTAGATACCCACAGCGCAAAGCGACGCCTATATGAGCTACCTCTAGAAAACATTCAAGACACCCAACTGCAGAGGCTATACGCGGATGTAATTCAGTCTTATGCAGATAAACTGGATCAAGTGAATACCATCGGCACGCAAGAGTTTCTTTATAACTCCTTACGCTATTATGGGGAACCGAGCGCCAAAGATATTGCCAACGCCCATTTCATATTGCACCTTCCTACAGAAGAAGAAAAAGAACCTCAGCACGATAGCCGTGCAATAGCACGTTTCATGCAAAATTTTGCTCAACGCAATGGGTATGAATGTGAAATACAGGTGTTAGACGGGATGTTAGCAAACGCACTAGTTTCAGGGTCTCGAGTCAAAATTAACCACGCGGCGTACATCACCACTGATGAGCTGGAGGCTCTTGCACATCATGAAATGGGAGTACATCTCCTGACTACGCTTAACGGTCGTCAACAACCGCTAAAAGTCCTGAGCTTAGGTTGTCCTGCCAATACCAACACTCAAGAAGGGCTGGCTATATTATGTGAGTATCTGTCAGGACATTTCAGTATCAAGCGCCTAAGAACCTTAGCCTTACGAGTTCTGGCAGTAGAGTCGATGATCAAGGATCGCGATTTCCGCCATACGTTCATGCTATTAAAAGAACAGTATAAAGCTTCTGATCTTCAAGCATTTACAACGACTGCCCGAGTGTATCGAGGTGGAGGTTTAACGAAGGATTACTTGTATCTTAGAGGATTCCGAGAGGTGCTCAATGCCTATGATAAATTGGGCGATGACTTTTCACTATTGTTGTGCGGGAAAACGGAGCTGAAGTACTTTGAGCTTATCCGTTCATTAGTGAGTAAAGAAATATTCACTCAACCTAAGTTTATTAGCCCGGCACTGTCCAAACCGATGCAGACCAACCCAATTCACCGTTATATTGTCAGTGCACTAAAATAA
- a CDS encoding Na/Pi symporter — protein MNQATSTVAPISSTARWLRWANLAFMLYLLLLAVSMVGSGFKWATGDQAKVLFEFAAHPVAGLMIGLVATALIQSSSTVTSIIVGLVAGGLPVETAIPMVMGANIGTTVTNTLVSLGHVRCKEEFKRAFASATIHDFFNLLAVAIFLPLEMMFGILEKVSHWLVSPLLATGDMSIKGFNFIKPITKPVVGAIKEPLSTFGDTVGGVMLIALGIATIFVAITVMGKLMKSLMVGRAREILKNAIGRGPIHGIVSGSIVTVLVQSSSTTTSLMVPLVGTGVLKVRDIYPFTLGANIGTCITALLAATAVSGEFAVFALQIALVHLVFNIMATLFIFGIPFLREIPVKGAEMISEMAIKNKAVVGGYLMSVFVILPGAILALTT, from the coding sequence ATGAACCAAGCTACTTCAACAGTGGCACCAATTTCGAGCACAGCTCGTTGGTTACGCTGGGCTAACTTGGCATTCATGTTATATCTGCTTCTTCTAGCAGTATCTATGGTTGGTAGTGGCTTTAAATGGGCAACTGGCGATCAAGCTAAGGTGCTATTTGAATTTGCCGCACACCCAGTTGCAGGTCTCATGATCGGCTTGGTGGCAACAGCCTTAATTCAGTCTTCAAGTACTGTAACGTCTATTATTGTAGGCTTGGTTGCAGGTGGCTTACCTGTAGAAACCGCTATCCCTATGGTGATGGGTGCTAACATTGGTACCACAGTGACCAATACGCTTGTGTCTCTTGGCCACGTGCGCTGTAAAGAAGAGTTCAAACGTGCATTTGCAAGTGCAACCATTCACGACTTCTTCAACTTGCTTGCTGTCGCTATTTTCCTTCCGTTGGAAATGATGTTCGGCATTTTAGAGAAAGTTTCTCACTGGCTTGTTTCTCCACTGCTTGCTACTGGTGATATGAGCATTAAGGGCTTCAACTTTATTAAACCAATTACAAAGCCAGTCGTAGGCGCAATTAAAGAGCCACTTTCTACCTTCGGTGATACTGTTGGCGGCGTCATGCTTATTGCTTTGGGTATTGCGACTATCTTCGTTGCAATCACAGTGATGGGTAAATTGATGAAGAGCCTAATGGTTGGTCGCGCACGTGAAATTTTGAAAAACGCCATCGGTCGTGGTCCTATTCACGGCATCGTATCAGGCTCAATCGTGACCGTTCTAGTACAATCTTCCTCAACCACGACAAGTTTAATGGTTCCGTTGGTTGGTACTGGCGTGTTGAAAGTACGAGATATCTACCCTTTCACTCTGGGTGCTAACATTGGTACTTGTATTACGGCACTACTAGCAGCGACAGCGGTATCTGGAGAGTTCGCAGTATTCGCACTACAAATCGCTCTAGTCCACTTAGTGTTTAACATCATGGCGACGCTGTTTATCTTTGGAATTCCATTCCTACGTGAGATTCCGGTTAAAGGCGCTGAGATGATTTCTGAAATGGCTATTAAGAATAAAGCTGTTGTTGGTGGTTACCTAATGTCAGTATTCGTTATTCTACCAGGTGCAATTCTAGCCCTAACAACGTAA
- the nhaR gene encoding transcriptional activator NhaR — translation MSHLNYNHLYYFWMVCKQGSVTKAADALFLTPQTVTGQIKALEERMKGKLTKRNGRTVEPTELGQLVFKYADRMFGLSYEMLDIVNYSQHSNILFEVGVADALSKRLVSKILMTTVPEDNSIHLRCYESTHELLLERLSQHKLDMILSDCPVDSTQSPGLYSKKLGESSMSFFASSEIENVRFPEILEQKKLLIPASRTAMGRKVIQWFDRQGLQPNVLGEFDDVALMKAFARYHDDVIFLAPTVYMSEIEDDRNLQLIGHVDGLKEEYYVIFAERMIQHPAVKNVCDADFSQMFE, via the coding sequence ATGTCACATCTAAACTACAACCATCTCTATTATTTCTGGATGGTGTGCAAACAGGGCTCTGTAACTAAGGCGGCTGACGCGCTCTTCCTGACACCGCAAACCGTGACAGGACAGATTAAAGCGCTTGAAGAGCGCATGAAAGGAAAGTTAACCAAGCGTAATGGTCGTACAGTTGAGCCCACTGAGTTAGGTCAGCTTGTGTTTAAGTACGCCGACCGGATGTTCGGTTTGAGCTATGAGATGTTAGATATCGTCAATTACAGCCAGCACTCGAACATTCTATTTGAAGTTGGTGTAGCCGATGCATTATCTAAACGCTTGGTCAGTAAAATACTGATGACGACCGTCCCGGAAGATAACAGTATTCATTTACGCTGTTATGAATCGACCCACGAACTGCTACTTGAACGCCTTTCTCAGCACAAGCTAGATATGATCCTTTCGGATTGTCCCGTTGATTCTACTCAAAGTCCTGGCCTTTATAGCAAAAAGTTGGGTGAAAGTAGCATGAGCTTTTTTGCTTCTTCTGAAATTGAAAATGTGCGATTCCCTGAGATCTTGGAACAAAAAAAACTTCTGATTCCCGCGAGCCGAACGGCTATGGGGCGTAAAGTTATTCAATGGTTTGATCGTCAAGGCCTTCAACCCAATGTGCTAGGGGAGTTTGATGATGTTGCGTTGATGAAAGCTTTTGCTCGGTACCACGATGATGTGATTTTCTTGGCACCGACCGTATACATGTCGGAGATTGAAGACGACCGAAATTTACAGCTAATTGGCCATGTCGATGGGCTAAAAGAAGAGTACTACGTGATTTTTGCGGAACGAATGATCCAACACCCCGCGGTAAAAAATGTTTGTGATGCTGATTTCAGTCAAATGTTTGAGTAA
- a CDS encoding ArsR/SmtB family transcription factor, which yields MNLQEMEQNSAKAVVLLKAMANERRLQILCMLHNQELSVGELCAKLELSQSALSQHLAWLRRDELVTTRKEAQTVYYTLKSDEVKALIKTLHSLYCAESAQH from the coding sequence ATGAATCTACAAGAAATGGAGCAGAACTCCGCAAAAGCCGTCGTGTTGCTCAAAGCGATGGCAAACGAGAGACGCCTACAAATCCTTTGTATGCTGCATAACCAAGAGCTGTCCGTGGGAGAGCTGTGTGCAAAGTTAGAGCTAAGCCAGTCGGCATTATCTCAGCATCTTGCTTGGCTTCGCCGTGATGAGTTAGTCACGACAAGGAAAGAAGCACAGACGGTGTACTACACATTAAAGAGTGATGAAGTGAAAGCGTTAATAAAAACACTGCATAGTCTTTATTGTGCTGAGAGTGCTCAACATTAA
- the rpsT gene encoding 30S ribosomal protein S20 → MANSKSAKKRAIQAEKRRQHNASRRSMMRTYMKKTVAAIEAGDKEAATAAFAVVTPILDRMATKGLIHKNKAARHKSRFAAQIKAL, encoded by the coding sequence TTGGCAAATAGTAAATCTGCTAAGAAGCGCGCTATCCAAGCTGAGAAACGTCGTCAGCACAATGCTAGCCGTCGCTCAATGATGCGTACTTACATGAAGAAAACTGTTGCTGCTATCGAAGCAGGCGACAAAGAAGCTGCAACTGCTGCATTCGCCGTAGTTACACCTATCCTAGACCGCATGGCAACTAAAGGCCTTATTCACAAGAATAAAGCAGCTCGCCATAAGTCTCGTTTCGCTGCACAAATCAAAGCTCTTTAA
- the murJ gene encoding murein biosynthesis integral membrane protein MurJ — translation MSKRLLKSGMIVSAMTFISRVLGLVRDVVVANLMGAGASADVFFFANKIPNFLRRLFAEGAFSQAFVPVLTESHAQGDMDKTRELIARAAGTLGVIVSIVTILGVLGSGVVTALFGFGWFLDWMHGGPAAEKFELASVMLKITFPYLWFITFVALSGAILNTLGKFAVSSFTPVFLNVMIILAAWFISPQMSQPEIGLAIGVFLGGLVQFLFQIPFLIKAGVMVKPKWGWRDPGVVKIRTLMIPALFGVSVSQINLLFDTFIASFLQTGSISWLYYSDRLLEFPLGLFGIAIATVILPALSRKHVDAQNEGFAQTMDWGVRMVILLGLPAMLGLMVLAKPMLMVLFMRGEFSPQDVHQASLSLFAYASGLLNFMLIKVLAPGYYSRQDTKTPVKYGIIAMVTNMVFNAIFAYFYGYVGLAIATALSAFVNMALLYRGLHIAEVYQITKRTVFFIIRLAIAGAAMVAAILWQLEDMSVWLGWSFAHRSAVLGMLIGLGAVVYLVVLFLTGARLKDLKAGTD, via the coding sequence GTGAGTAAACGACTACTCAAGTCTGGCATGATCGTCAGTGCTATGACATTTATTTCCCGCGTTCTTGGCCTAGTTCGTGATGTTGTAGTGGCAAATTTAATGGGGGCAGGAGCAAGCGCAGACGTTTTTTTCTTCGCCAATAAAATTCCTAATTTTTTACGACGTTTGTTTGCTGAAGGTGCTTTTTCCCAAGCGTTTGTACCTGTTTTAACGGAAAGCCATGCTCAAGGCGACATGGATAAAACTCGGGAGCTCATTGCTCGTGCAGCGGGCACATTGGGGGTGATAGTCTCAATTGTTACCATCTTAGGTGTTCTAGGTTCCGGTGTGGTGACTGCACTGTTTGGTTTTGGTTGGTTCCTAGACTGGATGCATGGTGGTCCCGCGGCTGAGAAGTTCGAACTTGCTAGCGTGATGCTCAAGATTACCTTTCCTTATTTATGGTTCATCACTTTTGTTGCCCTATCGGGAGCCATTCTCAATACACTAGGTAAGTTTGCGGTTTCTTCGTTTACTCCCGTCTTCCTCAACGTAATGATCATTTTGGCAGCATGGTTTATCTCGCCGCAGATGTCACAGCCAGAGATTGGTCTTGCCATCGGTGTTTTCCTTGGTGGTTTGGTTCAGTTCTTATTTCAAATCCCTTTCCTTATTAAAGCGGGGGTTATGGTTAAGCCGAAATGGGGCTGGCGCGATCCGGGCGTGGTGAAGATCCGAACCTTAATGATTCCTGCTTTGTTCGGTGTGTCGGTAAGCCAAATCAACTTGTTGTTTGATACTTTTATTGCCAGCTTTCTGCAAACCGGTTCGATCAGTTGGTTGTACTATTCAGATCGCTTGTTGGAATTCCCGTTAGGTCTGTTTGGTATTGCTATTGCAACGGTGATTTTACCAGCATTATCACGCAAACATGTTGACGCACAAAATGAAGGATTCGCACAAACCATGGACTGGGGGGTGCGCATGGTGATCTTACTTGGCCTTCCTGCAATGCTTGGTTTGATGGTACTGGCAAAACCTATGTTGATGGTGTTATTCATGCGAGGTGAGTTTTCGCCACAAGACGTACATCAAGCATCATTGTCACTCTTTGCTTACGCTTCAGGCTTGTTGAACTTTATGCTGATTAAAGTGCTCGCTCCGGGTTATTACTCGCGTCAAGACACTAAAACGCCAGTGAAATACGGCATCATTGCGATGGTGACCAACATGGTATTTAATGCAATTTTTGCGTACTTCTATGGCTACGTTGGCTTGGCTATCGCGACGGCACTATCGGCATTTGTGAATATGGCACTGCTGTATCGTGGCCTGCACATCGCAGAGGTATACCAAATCACTAAGCGAACCGTCTTCTTTATTATACGTTTAGCTATTGCTGGCGCGGCGATGGTGGCGGCAATCTTATGGCAACTGGAAGATATGTCAGTATGGCTGGGCTGGAGCTTTGCTCACCGAAGCGCGGTGCTAGGGATGTTGATCGGTTTAGGAGCCGTGGTTTACCTAGTGGTTCTATTTTTAACTGGTGCGCGTTTAAAAGACCTAAAAGCTGGGACAGACTGA
- the ribF gene encoding bifunctional riboflavin kinase/FAD synthetase, translated as MELIRGIHNINPRHHGCVLTIGNFDGVHKGHQQVLQQVSEQADRLSLPSVVMTFEPQPMELFAKDKAPARLTRLRDKFVQLSKLDIDRLLCVNFNRHFASLTAEEFIRDLLVERLGVKFLVVGDDFCFGKGRTGNFAMLQEAGEKYGFDVVSTQSFCLQQLRVSSTAIRQALARDDLHSAQEMLGRNYSISGRVSHGRKLGRTIGFPTANIPLKRCVSPVSGVYVVQALGLGNKPVGGVANIGQRPTVNGVRQQLEVHLFDFHANLYGKQLEVELLHKLRDEQKFESFEALKQQIELDAEAARVWLRQLKR; from the coding sequence ATGGAACTGATTAGAGGCATTCACAATATCAACCCGCGACATCATGGTTGTGTGCTGACTATTGGCAATTTCGATGGTGTCCATAAAGGCCATCAACAAGTATTGCAGCAAGTGTCTGAGCAAGCGGACAGGCTATCCTTGCCTTCTGTTGTGATGACCTTTGAACCTCAGCCGATGGAGCTGTTTGCCAAAGACAAGGCACCTGCAAGGTTGACGCGATTACGCGATAAGTTCGTGCAATTGAGTAAGCTCGATATTGACCGCTTACTGTGTGTCAATTTCAATCGCCATTTTGCAAGTTTAACCGCGGAAGAGTTTATCCGTGACTTGTTGGTCGAGCGTTTGGGTGTTAAGTTTCTTGTCGTTGGTGATGATTTCTGCTTTGGCAAAGGCCGTACAGGTAACTTTGCAATGCTGCAGGAAGCAGGGGAAAAATACGGCTTTGATGTCGTAAGTACCCAGAGCTTTTGTTTACAACAATTACGTGTCAGCAGTACGGCTATCCGTCAAGCGCTGGCGCGTGACGATTTGCATTCCGCGCAAGAGATGCTGGGAAGAAACTACAGCATCAGCGGTCGTGTTTCTCATGGAAGAAAGCTAGGTCGAACCATTGGGTTCCCTACTGCAAATATTCCTTTGAAACGCTGTGTTTCTCCGGTTTCCGGAGTCTATGTTGTTCAAGCGCTTGGCTTAGGAAATAAGCCAGTTGGTGGTGTTGCTAATATTGGTCAAAGACCAACCGTCAATGGTGTTCGCCAACAGTTAGAAGTGCACTTATTCGACTTTCATGCCAATTTATATGGCAAGCAACTAGAAGTGGAACTTTTGCATAAACTTCGAGATGAGCAAAAGTTTGAGTCGTTTGAAGCACTTAAACAACAAATCGAATTGGATGCTGAAGCAGCAAGGGTGTGGCTGCGTCAGCTTAAGCGTTGA